Genomic DNA from Gimesia aquarii:
GAATCGGTGGGTTAAGTGGCTGACAGAGTTGTATAACACAATCCCCATCAATATCGATGACGGCCCCAAAGCACTGATGGCATCGATTAAAACAGCACGAAAAGCCATTGAAGATGGAGAATTAGTCTGTATCTTCGCAGAAGGCAAATTAACCAGATCCGGATATTTACAACCCTTTCAATCTGGTTTGATGAAAATTATTAAAGGGACAGGGGCACCCGTCATTCCTGTCTATATTGACGAACTTTGGGGAAGTATCTTCAGTTTTCATGGAGGAAAATTTTTCTGGAAATGGCCCCGACGGTGGCCATATCCGGTTTCCATTCGCTTCGGAAAACCTATACTTCATCCTGAAAACGAAAAACACGTACAAAAGGTAGTTCAAAACCTGGGCATTGAAGCGGCCGATTTTCGAAAGACTTATCAAATGATTCCACCCAGACTGTTTATTCGAAAATGTAAAAACCGAAGATTCAAACAAAAAATAGCAGACTCAACAGGTGTTGAACTTGCCGGCGGAAAAGTTCTCACCGGAGCGCTCTTAATGAGGCGGCTCCTCAATAAGCATGTATTTAAACAAGATGAAAAAATGATTGGTGTGCTACTGCCACCTTCTGTGGGAGGCTGTGTCGTCAATGCAAGCCTTGCTATCTCGGGTCGGGTTCCCATCAATCTCAATTACACTCTTTCCGACAGTGACATCAACTACTGTATCAAAGAAGCAGAGATCAAGACCGTTCTGACGAGCCAGAAGTTTATCGAGAAAAAACCCATCGACATGGATGCCAATGTGGTGCTTCTGGATGAATTAAAATTAAAAGCGACTATCTTTGACAAACTAATCTGCCTCTTCCAGGCATTTCTTGTACCAGCATGGATCATCGAACGCGTCATCGGATTACGACATGTCGATCCTGATGAATTGAGCACAGTCATCTTTACATCGGGATCAACGGGAAAACCCAAAGGAGTTATGCTGACACATCATAATATTGTTTCCAATATCAATTCCGCCGATGATTTATTACACCTCACCTCGCGAGACTGCATTCTGGGAATTTTACCCTTCTTTCATTCATTTGGTTATACGATTTCACTTTGGATGCCGTTTCTTCGAAATATGAGAGCCTGCTTCCACTTTAATCCAACCGATGCACGTACCGTTGGAAAAATGGTAGAAAAGTACGAAGTCACATTGTTTGCATCAACACCTACGTTTTTAAGGCACTTCCTCAAGCGATGCACACCGGAGCAATTTAAATCGTTAGATCTTGTCATTACCGGTGCAGAAAAACTACCTCAAAGTCTGGCGAAAGAATTTGAGGAAAAATTCGGAATCTTTCCAACGGAAGGCTACGGCACAACCGAATTGGCACCGGTGGCTGCGGTCAACATCCCCCCTAGCCGACAACTGGATCCGGACGAGATTAGCGCGAAGCCAGGTACGGTGGGACGAGCCATTCCCTGTGTTATGGCGAAAACCGTAAATCCGGAAACAATGCAGGATCTACCCGACGGCGAGGAAGGTCTGCTGTTTATAAAAGGCCCCAATGTCATGAAAGGCTATTTGAATAATGAAGAAAAAACAGCAGAAGTGATTATCGATGGCTGGTACAACACAGGAGACTTTGCCACGATCGATGAAGACGGGTTTATTAAGATCACAGGTCGACAAACACGATTTTCAAAAATCGGAGGCGAAATGGTGCCTCACGTTCGGATTGAAGAACTCATCACAGACATTGTCAGTGATCCGAATGAAGATGAACCAGAAGTCCAAATCGCGGTCACGTCAGTCCCCGATCCTAAAAAGGGAGAACGACTAATCGTACTCTATAAGCCCATGAATATATCGGTTGACACCATCATCAAAGAAATTAACAAAGCAGATATTCCCAATCTCTGGATTCCATCCAGCGATAGTTTTCTGGAAGTCGAATCAATTCCACTACTCGGAACGGGTAAGCTGGACCTTGCAAAAATTAAGGAACTCGCCTGTGAAGCATTTTCCTCTAAAGTGACCAGTTGACCCAAATCTCAAGAACTACTGAATACTAAACTTTAAATGCCTTTATCTCGCGCATTTATAAGTGTTTACACCTAATCGACCAAAAAGACTGTTAGTTTTTACCGTCTCATGAGTCCATAAGTGTAAATAACGGGCCATTGTGTGGTTAATTCCACGTTTCACAATGTAGTAACCGTTTTTGCTGAAAGAGACTGGAAGCAGGCATGATTAATCAAAATGTCAAACTAACTGAACGACAAATGCAAATCTATGAGTTCCTGAAGGACAAAATTGTAAACCGCGGATATGGCCCTACCGTGAAAGAAATTGGAGACGCATTTGATATTCGATCTCCCAATGGTGTAGTCGGACATTTAAAAGCTTTGCAACGCAAAGGACTCATCAAAAGAGAGTCCAACATTTCGAGATCCATCCAACTTTGCGATAACTCTCAAAAACCAGCAAACTTTCCTCTCGCTGGTTTGTTAAAAGCAGGTGCTCCCGTGGCACCTCCTGAAGGTGAAACCCAAATTGACTTCAGTTCGCTATTTGAATCTTCCGATAATTTCTGCTTGAAAGTCAAAGGCTCATCGATGATCGATGCGCAAATTCAAGAGGGGGATTATGTCGTCGTCAAAAGACAGGATACCTGCGAGCAGGGAGATATCGTTGTCGCGCTCGTTGATGACCACGAAGCCACATTGAAACGCTACTATCAGGAAGAGTCACGTATTCGCCTGGAACCCGCAAATGCAATAATGGCTCCCATCTATTCGAATAACGTCAAAGTCCTCGGCGTCGTAAAAGGCGTCATCCGAAAATTTGTTTGAGTTGTCGCTTTAACCTAATCCTGATCTGAGATTAAAGCCATCTGTTTTCTAGCCATTGAAATCAACATGGTATCGGGAAGAGTTTTTGCGCCGACCTGACGTAGCATATTCACAACTTGGGCAGTTGTATATTGGGCGTGAGTGCAAACATGTAATAAAACATCATAGCGTTTTGTCTGATGTATTTTCCCTTTGCCAGAACTGGTACTTCTTTTATTCACGATCTCTTCTAGCGAATCATCTGTCAGTTGGTCTAAATATCGATTCCAGCGTTGATCCAGTTCTGCCCAATTCTGTTTCAACTCTGCGAACGATTCTATCGCGCCAGATCCTTTTTGATTGCCCGGTAACTCTTCAGGCAGATCACCGGGTAAGGTGGGAGAGTCATCACCCAATAATGCTTCCAGCCAGACATACTCAGCCGCGTAAAGATGTAATAACGACTTCCAAATAGAACCTTGACCTATCTTGAATGTTTGTTTTCTCTGCGCCTCAGAAAGCATTTCAGCAGACGCAATCAATGCCAGATTCACCCATTGACGGTGTTCATGCAAACGCGAGATCAACTTGACCGACACAGACTCTCCTCCGTTAGAAATGAAGTGTTGAGTTTCTTCATGCCAAAATAACCAGTTTACTTTCATTCAGATAGAGTGAAATTCCACAAAATGGGTTCGGGAATATGTGATCGATCATTTCCGTAATCAGACCGGAAATCCCCTGCTTAAAGGGGATTAAATTCATAGGAAGATTTTTAACTGTTTTTTTCATTTAGATTGTTTCTCAGCACTTGAATTGCCGAAACTATTTTCTATCCTTACATTTACGTTAGGGAAGTTTCTACCTCGCTTAGGGGGATTAGCTCAGTTGGGAGAGCGTTTGGCTGGCAGCCAAAAGGTCACCGGTTCGAGCCCGGTATCCTCCATTTCAAGCTTACTGTTGTCTTAACAGTAAGCTTTTTTATTGCCAACTAACAATTTCGTTCCTGGCAGAAATGAAATGAGTTTCTCTCTGATTAATGGAAAACTGGCCTGCATTCCACAAAGAAATACAGGCCAGTCAATATCTCAATTGAGAAAAGAGCAGCAGTAGTACCGCTTGTTTACTGCGGTTGCTCAATGGGCAGTGGTGGTAGTGAATGATTAAGTTCACATCGCGGGCAAGGCTCCTCAAGCACTTCCCCTGACCTGCATCTGTCACATGGTTCCTCAACCACTTCGGGCTCCAGTTGAAAATCTTGTGAGTAACTGCCACGATTCAGATAATTACAACCATCATATCCCAGAACAGCTTGATTAGGATCATATCGGAAATAAGCAGAGCCTGAATAAAATGCTTTCGGTTTTCCCCAAAAGCCAGTCGAATAAAATCCGGTATAGGCATAATTCTGATTCAAAGAGGAAATTGCTCTCCCTACATCTGAAAATTCACTCACCACAGCTGTCTGAACATAGCTTAATCCTACGATCATTCCTAAGACAGCAACAGTTAGAATGATTACTAACTCTGCCGATATGATGAAACCATTTTCATCGTTCCAAAATTGTTTTACGAGATGACTCATCTTAAGCTCCTTTGTTTATTTTGATTAACTTGCGTTTCATAAAATTGAAAATCTTGGATGTTGGAATCGTCTCACGAAATAAATCTGCCTGGAATGATTTTCGATCTCATTTCTCAGCCTGCGCCATTTCGTTTCAACGCGATTTTTTTTGACACTGCTGTTTATCATCACAGGGACAGTTCCCTGGAAATTTTCTTCAACTCGGTTTTGAAATTGCTGATTGGCTAAAGCGGGAAAGGAAAGTTTCTCAGGCTTCCCTTCTCTGGTTATCAAGGCGGAACTCAATACCTCACTCACCATAAAAAATCAGGATAAGTAAACCAGAATCTCTTCCCGCTTCAGTCAATCAGTCATCGGTGGTCTCTCAGGTCACCGACTTGTGTAACGGTCTCTCAGGTCGCCACACACACTCTCTATGCGATGCACTCCTCGGCCAACGTTCATGCCACAGAAGCTGATAATCAAGATTTTGATATAACCGTTAAATCCGGTCTTTTCGTTAAGTCCGAAATATTCGGTCTGATCAATACAAATCGCAATACACGTGCCACTCCTGCAATTCACACAACAATCAGCACCACCACAATCGCTATAAAGCTAATAATAGTATCAACTTATAAAACCCCTACAATCATAACTTTTTATTGAGGTCGTTTTCAAAAAACCCCTGGACGTTCGAAATGTTCAAATTGCTTTACACCGGTTTTAACACTTTTGACAAGAATACCAATCGTAGGGATTATGCAGATTATGAAACGAATTGAGCCAAAATGAGAATCACCAGCCTGTCACTGAGAGTTAGATTTTGACTCAGAGCAGATGAGAGAGAGCAAGCGGGAAGGTATTAGAATGTGAAAGCAGAATTGCTCGCTTGAACTGAATAGAATGAATCTCAAAGCTGTCTGCAATCCACAAAAAAAGCCCCCTCAAACCGGAGTTTGAGAGGGCTGACGTTTTTCTCAGTCAGACGACTAGTTCAACAGCGGATTGTCGCCATCAACAATCGAACTGAAGAAGTCATCCACGTCGGACGTGTCGGCCGCTTCTTCGATCACGGGCAGGCGTCTGAGTGACTCACCCAGGGATTCACTCATCAGGTCGTGACCCGCTTCCTCCGCATCCAGGTCGGCATAACCCAGGGTGTGACCGAATTCGTGCAGGACCACAGTCAACAGATCCATGCGACCAAAGGCATCACTCTCTTCGTTCGCACTCAGGCCGCCATCGGCGTCTTCTGTGAACTCACTGTGATCAAAGGGTGTGTCATCCACGAACCAGCCATGACCGGCGGCATTGATGTCGATCATGATCGTCGTACTCGTGGCACCCCCCAGCATCGTGTCCGGCAGATCGGCCAGTACAAAGCTGATCGACTGCAGTCGCTCCAGCTCAGCGGCAGAAATCCCCGTAGCCGTCCAGTAGCTCAACGCCGCATCACGTACCGAATTCAAATCGGCCTGCGTCAGCACAGGGGCTCCCGAGTTGGCCACACTACTGGTGGCTTGAAGCGGTCCCGTACGTTCAATGCGAATCGCATCGGCCAGAATCGAACCATCCACGGCCGTATCGTTCAGGGTCACGGTAATCGAACCACCGGCACCGATGGTCACGGTTCCCAGGATCTCCCAGTTCGAACCCTCGGCGTTAAAGTCATTCGGGTCGATACGCTGATTGATGGCAATCGCTCCGCCACCGACTCCCGAACTGGTCACGTTATAGTCTACACCCGTGTCACGCAGTGGATGACCGTCCCAGGTCGCTGAGACCTGATACGTGCCGGCCACTAAACCGGTGAAGTTCCAACTTGCCGTACCGGTCTGCCCGATATTCATTTTCTGAGAATCAAAACCACGGTATGCCACAGCCCCCGATGCGAAGTAGTCGCCTCCGCTCGTGAAGCCGGCATCTCCATCGTCAATGATCAGTGAATTGACCGCAGTCGCCGAGACAGTAAAGCTGAAGGGATTCTCATCCGCATCATCGTTGGCAATGGTCAAGGCACCCGATGTCGAAGTCGCTCCATTGAACTCCAGTTCAAACGTCGTCGACTGACCGGCGGCCAGAGCCGTCGTGCCCAACGGGGTCGAAACCACAAAACCGGCAGGTGGAGTGATGGCTCCTAAATTCAGTGTCGCGGTTCCGGTATTGGTAATCGTAAATGTCTGGAACAACGAACTACCGAAGTTGGAGGTGCCCAGATCCACACTGCTGGCACCACTGGTCAGATTCGTGGCACCGGCCCGCACTTCAATTTCCGGAGCGGTCAGACCGACGGGAATCAATTCCAGTCGCATGGCGTCCGCGGCCAGATGACCCGTGGCACCATCATCGCTCATCGTGACCGTCAGGGTGCCACCGGCGGCAACCTGGAAGTTGCCCAGTTCTTCCCAGTTCGTGCCGTCGGCACTGAAGTCGTTCGGAGCAAACCGCTGATCCAGGCTGACCGTAATCGGACCACCGACAATCCCTGAGATCGTGATCTGGGCATTCGGAGCCAGATTACTGTGCTGGAACCAGTGGCTGGCAACCTGATAGGTGCCCGCGCCCAGATTGGTGAACTGCCAGGTCGCTGTATTGACGCCCGGCAAATCGCCGCCAATCAGTAAGTCCTGGTCATCCTGGAAGTAGTCGATGTAGGCCACCTGGGCGGTTCTGGTCTCCCAGGGATCACCCGTGTTGGTGTAATCCAGGTCGCCGTTGTCCACAATCATCGAAGCCGAAGCCGATCCGGAAACCATGAAGTTAAACGGATTCGCATCGGTCGAATCCACGCCAAAGGAGACCATGCCCCCAAAGCTGCCCGACGTGGCGGCGTTCATCTGCAGACTGAAGGTCGTGGAAGCACCCGGAGGCAGATTGGTATTACCCGGAGGGGCCACCATGCTGAAGCCGGCCGGAATACTGATGGGGCCCAGAGCCATGTTGCGTTCACCAAAGTTCGTAATCGTAAACGTGCGGATGACCGGAGCCCCCACAATCGTTTCTTCGAAATCAACGGCGCCCCCGTCTGCAACTTCCTGTGTGTCCAGGCCACTGCCGACTTCCACAACGATCACCGGATCCACGACACGGTAAATTCGGATTTGATCCGCATACACGATGCCGTCCGCATTATCGCTCAGTTGCACACTCAGCGTGTTACTGGTGATCTGCACCGGATCGCCGATGAACTCCCAGAGGATTCCGTCATCCAGGAAGTCATCGCTGCTCGTCCGCTGGTCTACAGCGACCGTGGTCACAGTCGCACCGTTATCAAAGATCGTATAGGGAGCATTCGAAGCAGCCCCCACCCCATTGGTGGTAATGTTAGGATTCACGTACCAGTTCGCGACCACCTGATAACGGCCCGGTTCCACATCGAAGGTCCAGGTCGCCGCATTGGCGCCTGTGCCTCCCTGGAAGAAGTCGCCCGCATACAGAAACTCCGGATCGAGCTGACTACCTGTTTCCAGCTCATTCCAGGTTCCCACAGTGGAGAAGTCCGCATCGTTGACACCCACGGTGGAGGGGCCCGCTTCCCCCATCACGGTGAAGTTATAAGGATTTTCGTCTTCATCACCGGTTGTGAAGGAGATCTGACCGAAGGTCGAACCTGTGGTGCCCCCGTCAAACTGGATGGTAAAGGTCACCGAAGACCCGCCATTGATCGTCACCGGTGTGGTGTCGGTCCCGAAGGGAGAGGCCGGATCAATGCTGAAACCGGGCGGAAACTCGATCAGGCCGGTAACATCCACGGGATCGGCTGACAGGTTCGTCACGGTAAAGGTCTTGATGATTGGAATGCCCGGCAGCGTACTGCCGAAGTCGACCACGCCGGTGTCGTCTTCCACGACGTCCCCGTCCACGGTCACCTGAATATCAGGTTCCGGCAGATATTCGATGCGGACCGCATCGGCAATCACACCGTTGGAGAGCGTGAAGTGGTCGCGGGGGAAACTGTTGGCATCGTTGGTCAGTTCCACAGTCAGTGTCCCGCCGATCACGGAGAAGGAGACATCCAGATCGAACCATTGCACACCGTTGGCGTCGACAAAGCTCGACGGGGCAACCGTCTGATCCACGTCGATCGGACCCCCTCCGTTCAGAGTGAAAGGTGCATCGTCCACACGGTTGGTGGCCGTTGGTGTGGTCGACCAGGTGGTGGAGACCCGGTAGTTTCCATCGGCCAGACCGGTAAAGGTCCAGGTTGCGGTTTCCGCCCCCGGTTGCGGTGTACTGCCCGGTTGATTGGGGACCGCACCCGAGACATCGCCTTCAAACCCACCGGCCCCGTTATTGACCGCATCCGGGAAGCTCACAAAACCGGCTGTGGCGGAGAAATCGGTATCCCCGTCATCGATGATGATCACATTCGAAACCGAACCCTGTAACAGGATGTTGAAGGTCTCTTCATCCACATCATCGGTGGTAAAGGAGAAGATGCCCGAACGGTCGCCGAAGGTATTCGAATCCATGGTCAGTGTGAACTGAATCGTATTACCGGGAGCAATCGCCTGATTGACCAGGTTGGTTGTGAAGCCGGCTGGCACCACAATGTTGCTGATATTCAGCGGTGCACTACCCTGGTTCGTGATTTCAAAGGTGCGGACCGCATCGGTCAACAGTTCGGTGGCACCGAAGTTGATGCCCCCCTGATGACCGTCCATGATGATCGTCGGCGGGACCGGTGCATCGGTGATATCGCGTAGTTCGATTTCGGGTCCGGCAGAGACACGTTCGATGCGGATCGCATCGGCGGTGATGCGGCCATTGGCCAGATTGGTCAGCATGACGGTCAACGTCCGGCTGTTGATTGTAAATACACCCAGGTTTTCCCAGACCGTGCCATCAGCGGTGAAGTCATCCGGCTCGAGTTGCTGGTTGAGATCGATGGTTCCCAGATCGACGGCGGCGGTACCGATGTCGGTGCGGGCGCCATCGAAGATCGTATACGGGGCATCCGTGGCCGCCTGTCCGACGACCGTGGGATTGGTGGAAACGGGCCAGGTGACCGAAATCCGATAGTCACCCGGTGTCAAACCATAGAATTCCCAGAAGGCCTGCGCGGGTCCGTTACCGATCGGAGATTCCTCACGTACCGAATGCACGTCATCTCCAAAACCGATACCATTCGTAATCGCGGCCGTACCCCCCGGATGGAAGGGCCAGTCGCCCCCAAGTGAGAAGCCGAGGTCGCCGTCATCGACAATGAAGGCGGGGGTGTCTTCGAAGGGGCGTACGTTTTCAAAGTTCAGGTATTGCACGGTGCCCACCCCGTCGGCGGTCAGGGAGAAACCGGTGTCGATCACTTCCTGGCCTTTGGCGTCGAAGTCGAGTACATCAATGCCCCCGCGGCCGTCAGCCGAACGCAGCACCGGAGGTCCGTCGATCGGGAAGTTGCCATCCTGCGAGAGTGGATCGATGAAGATAATATCATTGAACTCACTGCCCACGATGTTTTCCATGAAGCTGGGGTTCGTGTCGGGCTGTTGAGGTTGAATCTGTCTTAGTTCAATGGTGTTACCACCGAAGACATCCTGTGGGGTGTTGATGATGTCGACATCGAAGAGAATGCCCTGGCTGGCGAAGCGGAAGTCGATCGTGTCGTTACCGTGGATGTCGGTGATCACATCCTGGCTGCCGCCAGCCCCCGGTTCCATCAGGAAGACATCGTTGCCCCCGTTTTCACTGCCAACGCCGTTGCCGCCACCGTCCAGGTTGTCGCTGCCGAAGCCGTCACCGAGGATGTTGTCATCGTTGTCGCCGGTAATATTGTCGTTGCCATTTCCACCGAAGACGTTTTCGATGCTGTTGTCGTCATCGCCGCCACCGGTGCCTGCGACTAAGCCACCACCGATGTTGGTCGCGGTGCCCGCAAACAGGTCGACGGTGACGCCGGTTGTAAAGTCGCGGTAGTCCAGGCTGTCGTTACCGAGGGCCCCGTCGAGCGTACCGGTCAGACCAGCGCCATCACTTACATCGAAGCGATCCTGCTGGTTACCACCGATCAGGTTTTCGAACATAGTGAAGTCAATTCGCTGTTCGGGTGGTGTGGCGATTGCATCTCCGGCTGTGGTCGGACGACCGTTCATCAGATTGGGACGATCGGCAATCAGGAAACCTTCGTCAGTACCGGTAATGCCCCAGTAGTTATTCAGGTTTGGACCTTCCAGAATATCGTTGCCCAGGCTGCCGATCAGATCGTCGATATTATCAAAGCCGAGGCTGGCCACACCGGTACCCAGGATGCTGCCGTTGTTTTCACGGCCCTGGAAACCATCGATGGTGCCCAGCCCTGACAGGGCGATATGCACGGCGTTGCTGTAAGCATTGTAGTTGAGGGTGTCTGCATCGCCACCCCCGTCAATGAACCCGTTGAGTACATTGCTGCCCAGGAAGATAAAGAAATCTTCCCCGGCATCCCCGTTCAAACGCGTATCGACGCTGGCAGGCGTGGTGTTGAATAAAAAGAAATCATCATCGCCGTTAAAGCCGTTGAGGATCACGTTATTCAGGTCTTCTGGTGTGGTCATGTTGACTTCAACAACATCATTGCCATCGGTGCCCGTCACGTTCAAGTCATCAATATTCACTAACGTCACATCAGTGCCCGCGGCACTGGAAAGGCCATCCACGGTCGTCGAAGTGACTTCAAACGTATCCCCCGTGGCATCACCGGAATCAACGATCGTCAGCGTGTCAGTACCGCCTTCACCATCGACGGTGATATCAGCAAAGATGTTATCGACTGTATTCCCAGCGTCGAAGATCTGAATCTGATCATTGCCCAGACCGGTCAGGATGTTAACATCGGTCACGCCCGCTGGTGTGGAACGCACACGGATCGTGTCGTTGGCCGTATCATCGGCGGCAAACACATCGTCGGCATCCAGCTCAATCTGGGTGACAGTCGTTGCGGAGTCCAATGCGATCAGGTCGATCAGTTCTGCCCCCGTACCGGAAACAACCTGCAGTCCCTGGAAGCCGCTGAAGACCATATTGGTAAAACCACCGTTGGCCGTGATCTGGGAAACACCATCTCCCGCGGCACCGTCATCGTCGATATTCACAGTTGTGGTCAAGGGAGTCGATGAAGCATCGACCCGCAAGCCACCACCGGCGCCGTTGATGCCCACACCTTCCACAGCACCAAAGGAAAGTCCCAGATCGATGTCGGTTCCCAATGGGGTCGCTGCGACGATGTTACCACTGCCCAGACTGTCAATATTGTCCGAGAAGTAAGCCGCGTTGTGCGCGGTCGTGAAGTTGACGTTGATGGCATCAGTACCATCACCACCATCGTAGTGAATCGTGATGTCGTCGGCATCGTAGGTGGTCGGATTGAACTGATCTTCCAGCAACGTATCGGCGGCATTGTTCAGATGCGAACCGTTTGAGCCAGGAATCGCAGGTGCCGCCACATCGAACAGAGGCAGACCACCCGGTGATTCGTTGATATTGAGTGTTTCGTTGTCGGTCGAACCAATGACGGTGAACGACAGAATGTCGGCGGCGGCGCCAGAGAAGATATTGCTGGCGTTGACGTCGATCAACAGGTTCGTGCCTGCGGCATCCAGTTGCACGTCAATCGTGTCATCGGCCGCATTCTGGAAACCGGCGGCAAACATGTCCAATACCAGGTGGAAGGGAGTCCCACCACTGTTGACGTTTTCGATGCTGGTGAAATCCACAGTCTGTTCGAGGTCCGGAGCAACAAATCCGAAGGAACCCGAGCCGGGTGCTCCACCCAGTGTGAGGAATGGTGCAGCAGCCAGACCACTGAAGTCGAGGTTAAGTACATCGCCGGGTCCCGGTAATGTGGGATCGCCACCATTCACCGTGATCGGTGAATCTGCGGTCGGTAGAATGTTGAAGGTATCCGCGTCGTCACCACCATTGATCGTCGTCTGTGTGGCGCTTACGTTGCCCAGCAGGTCGACTGTCGCACCCGTACCGTCAGTAATCGGATCAATGTTAATCTCAATCGTGCCGAATAAAGCCAGAACGAATCCCCCCAGCGAGAGCAGGAAGTCATCGCCTGAGTTGAGGATCACATTCGACCCAGTGGATGTCACGGTGATACCACCATTGATGGTGAGATCATCCCCGGGTCCGGCTGCATCAGTCGCAGTCAGCGTCACATCGCCAGCTCCCGTTACATTGCTGGCCACGGTCAGTGGACTGGCAGCGGACACGTTCACCATTCCCAGACCAGCACTGACGCCTACCAGACCATCGACGGTACCAATTTCCAAAGCACCCGTATTGCTGATTTGGATATTGCCGTTAGGCGTTGTGGCGGCCAGTGTGCTGACTGCCGTATCGATATTGGCCGGGCCCCCCGCACCAATATCAGCGAATGCCTCTAATGCAGCTTCGTTACCGGTAATCAACGCAGTTTCGCTGGCCGTATTATCGATGATTGCCCCGCTGAGGGACTCCACGAGAACGGTACCACCGCCACTTCGCAGATCGGCAATCCGGGCATCGCCGGTGGAAATCACATCCAGAACACCGCCCCAGGCATTGACGACTCCGCCTTCTGCCTGCGTGAAGGAACCACCACCAAAACCATCATTGTCAGCGATCAGCGTCACTGCGGCTGCGGAGAAGGTATCAATGACCGAAGTCGCTCCCAAAATCAAATCACGATCCGCCAGCAGATCAATGGTTCCGCCGTTGGATTGAATGGTCGCATTGACAGTGATATCAAATCCGGATGTGAAACTGATTGGTGAAGCGGCACCAGTGGACTCGATGTTTTCGTCGACTGTTGCAATTCCCCCCACAAACAGAGTAATCGCGTCCGCACCCAAAATCCCAAAGAGTCCATCAACAGTTCCAATCGAAATCCCATCGGATTCTGCAATATTTATGACGCCTGCGGTCGAATCAGCGGCCAAAGTATTCACGTCCACTTCGATCTCGTCGCCTGTACCAATCCCTGTTGATGCTCGCAGGGCCACACGGTCT
This window encodes:
- a CDS encoding DinB family protein; translation: MSVKLISRLHEHRQWVNLALIASAEMLSEAQRKQTFKIGQGSIWKSLLHLYAAEYVWLEALLGDDSPTLPGDLPEELPGNQKGSGAIESFAELKQNWAELDQRWNRYLDQLTDDSLEEIVNKRSTSSGKGKIHQTKRYDVLLHVCTHAQYTTAQVVNMLRQVGAKTLPDTMLISMARKQMALISDQD
- the lexA gene encoding transcriptional repressor LexA, with the protein product MINQNVKLTERQMQIYEFLKDKIVNRGYGPTVKEIGDAFDIRSPNGVVGHLKALQRKGLIKRESNISRSIQLCDNSQKPANFPLAGLLKAGAPVAPPEGETQIDFSSLFESSDNFCLKVKGSSMIDAQIQEGDYVVVKRQDTCEQGDIVVALVDDHEATLKRYYQEESRIRLEPANAIMAPIYSNNVKVLGVVKGVIRKFV
- a CDS encoding Flp family type IVb pilin translates to MSHLVKQFWNDENGFIISAELVIILTVAVLGMIVGLSYVQTAVVSEFSDVGRAISSLNQNYAYTGFYSTGFWGKPKAFYSGSAYFRYDPNQAVLGYDGCNYLNRGSYSQDFQLEPEVVEEPCDRCRSGEVLEEPCPRCELNHSLPPLPIEQPQ
- a CDS encoding acyl-[ACP]--phospholipid O-acyltransferase, coding for MNSTTIEVTETQKIDPKKGTLNSTSFLALLGTQFLGAMNDNMFRWFIIPIAKPEIGDAQALSLGLACFTLPYLLLASVAGYLADRFSKRTVIVACKIAEIIIMILGIWAIQLGNLYLLFIIVALMGCQSALFGPAKFGSIPEILRDNRLSKGNGLMGLITVVSSALGFIAGNYLYHFTKPSLTSPGSFSDISIAALALVGVAVIGTIISLKIRSLTPADPDRLFPFNPAKETWHQWQLLRSSTPLFRTALGVAFFWMLASMAQMNVDTYGIHELGLAQKDIGPLLGILVFGVAAGSILAGVWSAGRIELGIVPIGAAGIVVTSLLLFFTGSSVVPGSESSSHFYYLLSLLWLFLLGVSSGLFDIPLETFLQHRSDVETRGSILAAANFLAFFFILIASGVFFVMQESFKMSASQIFMVLGLLTIPVGIYIFKLLPNATIRSIVWMVSRTIYKLRVCGHDNLPKRGGALLVANHVSWLDGIFLILTSSRPVRMIAFSTYVQNRWVKWLTELYNTIPINIDDGPKALMASIKTARKAIEDGELVCIFAEGKLTRSGYLQPFQSGLMKIIKGTGAPVIPVYIDELWGSIFSFHGGKFFWKWPRRWPYPVSIRFGKPILHPENEKHVQKVVQNLGIEAADFRKTYQMIPPRLFIRKCKNRRFKQKIADSTGVELAGGKVLTGALLMRRLLNKHVFKQDEKMIGVLLPPSVGGCVVNASLAISGRVPINLNYTLSDSDINYCIKEAEIKTVLTSQKFIEKKPIDMDANVVLLDELKLKATIFDKLICLFQAFLVPAWIIERVIGLRHVDPDELSTVIFTSGSTGKPKGVMLTHHNIVSNINSADDLLHLTSRDCILGILPFFHSFGYTISLWMPFLRNMRACFHFNPTDARTVGKMVEKYEVTLFASTPTFLRHFLKRCTPEQFKSLDLVITGAEKLPQSLAKEFEEKFGIFPTEGYGTTELAPVAAVNIPPSRQLDPDEISAKPGTVGRAIPCVMAKTVNPETMQDLPDGEEGLLFIKGPNVMKGYLNNEEKTAEVIIDGWYNTGDFATIDEDGFIKITGRQTRFSKIGGEMVPHVRIEELITDIVSDPNEDEPEVQIAVTSVPDPKKGERLIVLYKPMNISVDTIIKEINKADIPNLWIPSSDSFLEVESIPLLGTGKLDLAKIKELACEAFSSKVTS